Proteins from a genomic interval of Methanoplanus endosymbiosus:
- a CDS encoding AbrB/MazE/SpoVT family DNA-binding domain-containing protein has product MPLIDMKTGTITEKGQIVIPKSIRDMFGTGTKVAFPAYDDRIEIRPPEETDDALCAYAGEKVLAKEWLSKEEDEAWKNL; this is encoded by the coding sequence ATGCCACTTATTGATATGAAAACCGGAACAATAACTGAAAAAGGCCAGATTGTTATACCAAAAAGTATCAGAGATATGTTTGGGACAGGAACTAAAGTTGCATTTCCGGCATATGATGACAGAATTGAAATAAGACCACCTGAGGAGACAGATGATGCTTTATGTGCATATGCAGGCGAAAAAGTGCTGGCAAAAGAGTGGCTTTCCAAAGAAGAAGATGAAGCATGGAAAAATTTGTAA